In one Alnus glutinosa chromosome 14, dhAlnGlut1.1, whole genome shotgun sequence genomic region, the following are encoded:
- the LOC133856497 gene encoding probable pectinesterase/pectinesterase inhibitor 51, translated as MASLFFLSFLSLVLSLSSATNVPPAIRQACKATRFPIPCETSLKLSQHAPSSSPTSLQLIQSAISISSDNLHTAQSKIKSILDSSAGNQNRTTAAKNCLDFLHIGDYRISQTAKEALPHGRVKDARAWMSSALQFQFDCWSALNKANDTKTVNETISFMDSLTGLTSNALSMLFAYDVYGKDTGSWALPKTERDGFWERNGASGGSIAGFKGGVPTNLKADVTVCKDASKGGCYKTVQEAVNAAPNGGKRRFVIYIKEGVYEETVRVPLEKKNVVFLGDGMGKTVITGSLNVGQPGISTYNSATVGVSGDGFMASWLTIQNTAGPDAHQAVAFRSTSDLSVIENCEFLGNQDTLYAHSLRQFYKSCRIQGNVDFIFGFSAAVFQDSQILVRPRQLNPEKGEDNTVTAHGRIDPAQTTGFVFQNCSINGTDKYVALYKSKPQVHKNYLGRPWKEYSRTVFINCNLEDLITPEGWLPWNGDLGLKTLYYGELQNSGRGSNLSKRVTWSSKIPAGKIYTYSVENFIQGNEWIPSS; from the exons atggctTCCTTATTCTTTCTCTCCTTTCTCTCCCTCGTCCTCTCCCTTTCCTCAGCCACCAACGTCCCCCCTGCGATCCGCCAGGCATGCAAGGCCACCCGCTTCCCTATCCCATGCGAGACCTCTTTGAAACTTTCCCAACACGCGCCCTCCTCCAGTCCCACGTCTCTCCAGCTCATCCAGTCTGCCATCTCGATCTCTTCCGACAACCTCCACACCGCCCAGTCCAAGATCAAGTCCATTTTGGACTCCTCCGCTGGGAACCAGAACCGCACCACCGCCGCCAAGAACTGCCTTGACTTCCTCCATATCGGCGACTACCGGATCTCCCAGACTGCCAAGGAGGCATTGCCACATGGTAGGGTCAAGGACGCCAGGGCCTGGATGAGCTCCGCGTTGCAATTCCAATTCGATTGCTGGTCCGCGCTGAATAAGGCCAACGACACGAAGACGGTGAATGAGACGATTTCGTTTATGGACTCACTAACCGGGCTCACGAGCAACGCTCTGAGCATGCTGTTCGCGTACGACGTTTACGGGAAGGATACCGGGTCTTGGGCCCTGCCCAAGACAGAGCGCGACGGATTCTGGGAGAGAAATGGGGCGAGTGGTGGGTCGATAGCGGGTTTCAAGGGCGGGGTTCCGACCAACTTAAAGGCGGACGTGACAGTGTGTAAGGATGCCAGTAAGGGCGGGTGCTACAAGACGGTGCAGGAAGCTGTGAACGCGGCGCCCAACGGTGGGAAACGGAGGTTCgtgatatatataaaggagGGGGTGTATGAGGAGACGGTTAGAGTTCCGTTAGAGAAGAAGAACGTGGTGTTTCTGGGAGATGGGATGGGCAAAACGGTCATCACAGGGTCGTTGAATGTGGGCCAGCCGGGGATTTCCACCTACAACTCTGCCACAGttg GTGTTTCTGGTGATGGGTTCATGGCGAGTTGGCTCACAATCCAAAACACGGCTGGTCCTGATGCCCACCAAGCAGTGGCCTTCAGATCAACCAGTGATTTATCTGTCATTGAGAATTGCGAATTCTTGGGCAATCAAGATACGCTTTATGCTCACTCCCTCCGCCAATTCTACAAATCATGCCGCATCCAAGGCAACGTGGATTTCATTTTTGGGTTCTCCGCCGCTGTTTTTCAAGATTCCCAAATCTTAGTTCGTCCACGGCAACTCAATCCAGAGAAAGGCGAGGATAACACCGTTACTGCACATGGCAGAATCGACCCCGCCCAAACAACgggttttgtttttcaaaattgcTCTATCAATGGCACTGACAAATACGTGGCATTGTACAAAAGCAAaccccaagtacacaagaattACTTGGGGAGGCCATGGAAGGAGTACTCAAGAACAGTTTTCATAAACTGCAACTTGGAAGATCTTATCACACCAGAAGGCTGGTTGCCGTGGAATGGCGATCTTGGATTGAAAACTCTTTATTATGGGGAACTCCAAAATTCTGGACGAGGTTCTAATTTGTCCAAGAGGGTAACCTGGAGTAGCAAGATCCCCGCGGGGAAAATTTACACATACTCTGTAGAGAATTTTATTCAGGGAAATGAGTGGATTCCATCATCTTAG